GCAGACCAGATGGTCCGCGGCACGGTCAACCTTCCGCACGGCACCGGAAAGACCGCCCGCGTCATCGTCTTCGCCGTCGGCGAAAAGGCTGCCGAGGCCGAGGCCGCCGGGGCTGACGTTGTCGGCTCGGACGATCTGATCGAGAAGATCAACGACGGCTTCCTGGACTTCGACGCCGCCATCGCGACGCCGGACCAGATGGCCAAGGTGGGCCGCGTCGCTCGCGTGCTCGGCCCGCGTGGCCTGATGCCCAACCCGAAGACGGGCACCGTCACTCCGGATGTCACTAAGGCGATCAACGACATCAAGGGCGGCAAGATCAACTTCCGCATCGACAAGCAGTCCAACCTGCACCTGATCATCGGCAAGGTCTCGTTCGACGAGAAGTCGCTGGTCGAGAACTACGGCGCGGCGCTCGATGAGATCCTGCGCGCGAAGCCGTCCGCATCCAAGGGCAAGTTCATCAAGAAGATCGCCTGGTCGACCACGATGGGCCCGGGTATCCCGGTCGACGCCGGTCGCACCCGCAACCTGCTGGAAGAGA
This sequence is a window from Antricoccus suffuscus. Protein-coding genes within it:
- the rplA gene encoding 50S ribosomal protein L1, with protein sequence MKRSKAYRSAAEQIDREKLYSPLEAAALAKKTSTTKYDATVEVAMVLGVDPRKADQMVRGTVNLPHGTGKTARVIVFAVGEKAAEAEAAGADVVGSDDLIEKINDGFLDFDAAIATPDQMAKVGRVARVLGPRGLMPNPKTGTVTPDVTKAINDIKGGKINFRIDKQSNLHLIIGKVSFDEKSLVENYGAALDEILRAKPSASKGKFIKKIAWSTTMGPGIPVDAGRTRNLLEENN